A portion of the Pseudomonadota bacterium genome contains these proteins:
- the pdhA gene encoding pyruvate dehydrogenase (acetyl-transferring) E1 component subunit alpha, giving the protein MARAARSTSKTTSKTASKTASKTAPRTARKTTRRSSAKTSPAITEFDKDQELHAYREMLMIRRFEEKAGQLYGMGLIGGFCHLYIGQEAVVIGMQMAMIEGDQVITSYRDHGHMLATGMESRGVMAELTGRSGGYSRGKGGSMHMFSREKHFYGGHGIVGAQVSLGSGLGFANKYRENGNVSVTYFGDGSANQGQVYESFNMAKLWDLPVVYIIENNKYAMGTSIERSSSTTDLSQRGISFGIPGEQVDGMDVRAVYAAGKKALEYARSGKGPYILEMLTYRYRGHSMSDPAKYRTKDEVQKMRAEHDPIEQVKSRLIEAGLASEDDLKAIDKDVRAIVTDAAEFAQNDPEPDPSELFTDITL; this is encoded by the coding sequence GGCGCTCAAGCGCAAAAACCAGCCCTGCCATTACGGAGTTCGATAAGGATCAGGAGCTGCACGCGTACCGCGAAATGCTCATGATTCGCCGCTTTGAGGAGAAGGCTGGTCAGCTCTACGGCATGGGTCTCATTGGCGGTTTCTGTCACCTGTATATCGGCCAGGAAGCGGTCGTTATTGGCATGCAGATGGCGATGATCGAGGGCGATCAGGTCATCACCAGTTATCGTGATCATGGCCACATGCTGGCGACCGGCATGGAGAGCCGGGGCGTTATGGCCGAGCTGACCGGGCGCAGTGGCGGTTATTCGCGGGGCAAGGGCGGCTCGATGCACATGTTCAGTCGCGAGAAACACTTCTATGGCGGCCATGGCATTGTCGGCGCGCAGGTGTCGCTTGGCTCGGGCCTGGGCTTCGCCAACAAGTACCGCGAAAATGGCAATGTGTCGGTGACCTATTTCGGTGACGGGTCGGCGAACCAGGGGCAGGTTTACGAGAGCTTCAACATGGCGAAGCTTTGGGATTTGCCTGTCGTCTACATCATCGAAAACAACAAATATGCGATGGGGACGAGCATTGAGCGCTCGTCATCCACTACCGATCTGTCGCAGCGTGGCATCTCGTTTGGCATCCCCGGTGAGCAGGTCGACGGCATGGACGTCCGCGCGGTCTACGCTGCCGGCAAGAAGGCCCTTGAGTACGCCCGTTCAGGCAAAGGTCCGTACATCCTAGAAATGCTGACCTACCGCTATCGCGGCCATTCGATGTCGGACCCGGCCAAGTACCGCACCAAGGACGAGGTGCAGAAAATGCGTGCCGAGCACGACCCGATCGAACAGGTGAAATCCCGCCTGATCGAAGCCGGGCTTGCGTCCGAGGACGACCTCAAGGCCATCGACAAGGATGTGCGCGCCATCGTCACAGATGCCGCGGAGTTTGCCCAGAACGATCCTGAACCCGATCCGTCGGAACTGTTCACAGACATCACGCTTTAA
- a CDS encoding pyruvate dehydrogenase complex E1 component subunit beta: protein MPIDILMPALSPTMEEGKLAKWLKAEGDDVTSGDVIAEIETDKATMEVEAVDEGKIGKILIAEGTDAVKVNEVIAVLLEDGEDATAIGSGGSAPAPAAAEAPASTTPEPGPVPSVPAAPVTSEVASDPDIPEGTEMVPTTVREALRDAMAEEMRHDEDVFLMGEEVANYQGAYKISQGLLQEFGEKRVIDTPITEHGFTGIAVGAALTGLRPIVEFMTFNFAMQAIDQIINSAAKTLYMSGGQMGAPMVFRGPNGAAARVAAQHSQDYAAWYSSIPGLKVIQPYTASDAKGLLKAAIRDPNPVVFLENEILYGQTFDVPKLDDHVLPIGKARIARTGSDVTLVSFGIGMTYAEKAADELAGMGISAEVIDMRTLRPMDLDTVIASVRKTNRCVTIEEGFPVCSIGSEITAQLMERAFDDLDAPVIRIAGKDVPMPYAANLEKLALPNVGEVIEAVKAVTYKA, encoded by the coding sequence ATGCCTATTGATATTCTGATGCCCGCTCTCTCTCCAACGATGGAAGAGGGCAAACTCGCCAAATGGCTCAAAGCCGAGGGCGATGACGTTACCTCCGGCGATGTGATCGCCGAAATCGAAACCGACAAAGCCACGATGGAAGTCGAGGCCGTCGATGAGGGCAAGATTGGAAAGATCCTCATTGCCGAGGGAACAGATGCGGTCAAAGTCAACGAGGTGATTGCTGTTCTTCTCGAAGACGGGGAGGATGCAACGGCTATTGGTTCAGGTGGCAGTGCGCCTGCGCCGGCGGCAGCTGAAGCGCCCGCTTCTACCACGCCTGAACCAGGGCCTGTGCCATCTGTGCCTGCTGCGCCGGTTACCAGTGAGGTCGCCTCCGATCCCGACATTCCCGAGGGCACGGAAATGGTGCCGACAACGGTGCGCGAGGCTCTGCGCGACGCCATGGCCGAAGAGATGCGGCATGATGAAGATGTCTTCCTCATGGGTGAGGAGGTCGCCAACTATCAAGGCGCTTACAAAATCTCGCAGGGGCTGTTGCAGGAATTCGGAGAGAAGCGGGTCATCGATACGCCGATCACCGAGCATGGCTTCACTGGCATCGCCGTTGGTGCTGCGCTGACCGGACTGCGGCCCATCGTTGAGTTCATGACCTTCAACTTCGCCATGCAGGCGATTGACCAGATCATCAACTCGGCAGCCAAGACACTGTACATGTCTGGCGGCCAGATGGGCGCACCCATGGTGTTCCGTGGTCCCAATGGCGCGGCGGCGCGCGTTGCGGCCCAGCACAGCCAGGATTACGCGGCGTGGTACTCGTCTATACCCGGCCTGAAGGTTATCCAGCCCTACACGGCTTCCGACGCAAAAGGCCTTTTGAAGGCTGCCATCCGCGATCCGAACCCGGTCGTGTTTCTTGAAAACGAGATTCTCTACGGCCAAACCTTCGATGTGCCCAAGCTCGATGATCACGTTTTGCCGATCGGCAAAGCGCGGATTGCAAGAACTGGCTCGGATGTAACACTCGTCTCGTTCGGGATCGGGATGACCTATGCCGAAAAGGCAGCCGACGAGTTAGCCGGTATGGGCATCTCTGCGGAGGTGATCGATATGCGCACCTTGCGGCCGATGGACCTCGATACGGTCATCGCATCGGTTCGCAAAACCAATCGCTGCGTCACGATCGAAGAGGGTTTCCCGGTCTGTTCAATCGGCTCGGAGATTACCGCGCAGCTAATGGAGCGCGCGTTCGACGATCTTGATGCTCCGGTTATCCGGATTGCCGGCAAAGACGTGCCCATGCCCTATGCGGCCAACCTAGAAAAGCTTGCCTTGCCGAACGTTGGCGAGGTGATCGAGGCCGTCAAAGCTGTGACATACAAAGCGTAA
- a CDS encoding pyruvate dehydrogenase complex dihydrolipoamide acetyltransferase: MPINILMPALSPTMEEGNLAKWLVKEGDSVTSGDVLAEIETDKATMEVEAVDEGTVGKIVVPDGTAGVKVNELIAVLLEDGEDASAMDAAPAPPSAPEPSAGPAATVGGGETQTGLPSHVHTHPAEPTPPAPVVGGNRIIASPLARRLAKQNGIDLAALSGSGPRGRIIKADIEAAISSGSAPSQATTSSAAAPPAAAKAVPSGMSDDAVLKNFEEGSYELVAHDGMRKTIASRLTESKQTIPHFYVSVDCQLDELLALRSQLNKSAPVNDDKPAYKLSVNDMVIKALALALRDVPEANVSWTSSDMVKHKHADVGVAVSIPGGLITPIIRRAEEKPLSVISNEMKDLGKRAKDRKLAPNEYQGGTTAVSNMGMMGVSNFSAVVNPPHATILAVGAGEQRPVVKDGALAIATVMTVTLSTDHRCVDGALGAELLGAFKGYIENPMSMLV, translated from the coding sequence ATGCCCATCAATATTCTGATGCCCGCCCTGTCTCCCACGATGGAGGAGGGCAACCTCGCCAAATGGCTGGTCAAAGAGGGTGACAGCGTCACCTCCGGCGATGTTCTGGCCGAGATTGAAACCGACAAGGCGACGATGGAAGTTGAAGCTGTCGATGAAGGGACGGTCGGAAAGATCGTCGTTCCGGATGGGACGGCGGGCGTAAAGGTCAATGAGTTGATCGCCGTACTCCTGGAAGACGGCGAAGACGCCTCAGCTATGGATGCCGCACCTGCGCCTCCGTCAGCGCCAGAACCGTCCGCCGGACCTGCGGCGACCGTCGGTGGTGGCGAGACGCAGACTGGACTGCCAAGCCATGTCCATACGCATCCCGCGGAGCCGACACCGCCTGCGCCGGTCGTTGGCGGCAACCGCATCATCGCCTCTCCGTTGGCGCGTCGTCTGGCCAAGCAGAACGGGATCGATCTGGCCGCTCTTTCGGGTTCGGGCCCGCGTGGGCGGATCATCAAAGCCGATATCGAAGCCGCCATCTCTTCCGGCAGCGCTCCGTCGCAAGCGACGACCTCTTCTGCCGCCGCGCCCCCCGCGGCCGCGAAAGCCGTCCCTTCGGGCATGTCGGATGATGCGGTCCTCAAGAACTTCGAGGAAGGCTCTTACGAACTGGTAGCCCATGACGGGATGCGCAAGACGATTGCGAGCCGACTAACCGAGTCCAAGCAAACCATTCCACACTTTTACGTATCGGTGGATTGCCAGCTCGATGAACTCCTGGCTCTGCGCTCGCAACTGAACAAGTCTGCACCTGTGAACGACGACAAGCCCGCTTACAAATTGTCGGTCAACGACATGGTGATCAAGGCGCTCGCGCTGGCGCTTCGCGATGTACCGGAAGCGAACGTATCCTGGACGTCGAGCGACATGGTCAAGCACAAGCACGCCGATGTCGGTGTTGCCGTATCCATTCCCGGTGGTTTGATCACGCCGATCATCCGGCGAGCCGAGGAGAAGCCTCTGTCCGTCATTTCCAACGAGATGAAAGACCTCGGCAAGCGCGCGAAGGATCGCAAGCTCGCACCCAATGAATATCAGGGTGGAACGACGGCGGTCTCGAACATGGGGATGATGGGTGTGTCGAATTTCTCGGCGGTCGTGAACCCGCCGCACGCAACGATCCTGGCGGTTGGCGCAGGTGAACAGCGCCCCGTCGTGAAAGATGGCGCGTTGGCAATCGCTACCGTCATGACGGTGACCTTGTCGACCGACCATCGCTGCGTCGATGGTGCGCTGGGCGCGGAGCTTTTGGGGGCATTCAAAGGCTACATCGAAAACCCGATGAGCATGTTGGTGTAG
- a CDS encoding YdcH family protein, translating to MSHVPHELAEEFPDHTDLMHQLKVSNAHFAKLFDAYHDVNRAVHRAETNVEPTDDAHMDSMRRERMQLKDEIYGMLSAAS from the coding sequence ATGTCCCACGTGCCCCACGAACTGGCCGAGGAATTTCCCGATCACACAGACCTGATGCATCAACTCAAGGTAAGCAATGCCCATTTTGCGAAGCTTTTCGATGCCTATCACGACGTGAATCGGGCCGTTCACAGAGCCGAAACAAATGTTGAGCCGACCGACGATGCGCACATGGACTCGATGCGCCGCGAACGGATGCAGCTCAAGGATGAAATCTACGGGATGCTGTCCGCCGCAAGCTAG
- the lpdA gene encoding dihydrolipoyl dehydrogenase, with protein sequence MADQYDVIVIGGGPGGYVAAIRAAQLGMKTAVVEREHLGGICLNWGCIPTKALLRSAEIYHYMEHAKDYGLSAQGIGFDAAAVVKRSRGVSAQLNGGVGFLLKKNKVDVLWGEASITKVGEVKVGKPSKPAVEPAHPAPKGTKGEGTYSAKHIIISTGARPRVIPGIEPDGKTIWTYFEAMVPPSMPKSLLVMGSGAIGIEFASFYATMGVDVTVVEMVDQIMPVEDAEIAGIAAKQFKKQGMKIITGAKVGKVEKAGAGIKATVETKDGKSQVIEAEKLISAVGVVGNTENLGLEKLGVKTDRGIVSVDGYGNTSVKGIYAIGDVAGPPMLAHKAEHEGVICVEKIAGMDVHPMDKAKIPGCTYCNPQVASVGLTEQKAKDAGHKVKVGRFPFVGNGKAIALGEPDGLVKTVFDADTGQLLGAHMVGAEVTELIQGYVVAMNLETTEEDLMHTVFPHPTLSEMMHESVLDAYDRVIHT encoded by the coding sequence GTGGCAGACCAGTATGATGTAATCGTGATCGGCGGCGGGCCAGGGGGCTACGTGGCAGCCATCCGCGCTGCGCAGCTCGGTATGAAGACCGCCGTTGTTGAACGCGAGCATCTTGGTGGCATTTGCCTCAATTGGGGCTGTATTCCGACCAAGGCGCTTCTTCGGTCGGCGGAAATCTACCATTATATGGAGCACGCCAAGGACTACGGTCTTTCCGCGCAGGGTATCGGTTTCGATGCCGCTGCGGTCGTCAAGCGCTCGCGTGGTGTGTCGGCGCAACTCAATGGCGGCGTTGGTTTCCTGCTCAAAAAGAACAAGGTCGATGTTCTTTGGGGCGAAGCGTCGATCACGAAGGTCGGCGAAGTCAAGGTCGGCAAGCCCAGCAAGCCTGCCGTAGAACCTGCACACCCCGCGCCCAAGGGCACAAAAGGCGAGGGGACTTACAGCGCCAAACACATCATCATTTCAACCGGCGCGCGCCCACGGGTGATCCCTGGGATTGAACCAGACGGCAAGACCATCTGGACCTATTTTGAGGCCATGGTGCCGCCATCCATGCCCAAGTCACTGCTGGTGATGGGTTCGGGCGCAATCGGCATCGAGTTTGCGAGCTTCTACGCAACGATGGGCGTGGACGTGACCGTGGTCGAGATGGTGGATCAGATCATGCCCGTTGAGGACGCTGAAATCGCCGGCATCGCGGCCAAACAGTTCAAGAAGCAGGGCATGAAGATCATCACCGGTGCCAAGGTCGGCAAGGTCGAAAAGGCGGGCGCCGGTATCAAGGCAACCGTCGAGACGAAAGATGGCAAGAGCCAGGTTATCGAAGCCGAAAAATTGATCTCCGCTGTCGGTGTTGTTGGCAACACGGAGAACCTTGGTCTTGAAAAGCTTGGTGTGAAAACCGATCGCGGGATCGTCTCCGTTGATGGGTACGGCAATACGTCCGTGAAGGGGATTTATGCAATCGGCGATGTCGCTGGGCCGCCCATGCTTGCTCACAAGGCCGAGCATGAAGGCGTCATCTGCGTGGAAAAGATAGCGGGCATGGATGTCCACCCAATGGACAAGGCAAAAATTCCAGGGTGCACCTACTGCAATCCGCAGGTCGCTTCAGTGGGGCTCACGGAACAGAAAGCCAAGGACGCCGGGCACAAGGTCAAGGTTGGCCGCTTTCCCTTTGTTGGCAACGGCAAAGCGATCGCGCTCGGCGAGCCCGATGGGCTTGTGAAGACCGTTTTTGATGCCGACACGGGCCAGCTTTTGGGCGCCCACATGGTAGGCGCCGAGGTTACAGAGCTCATCCAAGGTTATGTGGTCGCGATGAACCTTGAGACCACCGAGGAAGACCTCATGCACACCGTCTTCCCGCACCCGACCCTGTCGGAAATGATGCATGAGAGCGTTCTCGACGCCTATGACCGTGTCATCCACACCTGA
- a CDS encoding GlsB/YeaQ/YmgE family stress response membrane protein gives MQGVGLIGFLVIGLIAGFIAEKVMKSNHGLLTNLIVGIIGAYLGGFLAGVLGISFYGFLGSLVVASVGAIVFLFLLGMIKGRR, from the coding sequence ATGCAGGGCGTAGGTTTGATCGGCTTTCTCGTAATCGGCCTGATCGCCGGTTTCATCGCCGAAAAGGTGATGAAGTCAAACCACGGTCTGCTGACCAATCTGATCGTCGGGATCATTGGTGCCTACCTTGGCGGCTTTCTGGCAGGGGTCCTTGGGATCAGCTTTTACGGCTTCCTGGGCAGCCTTGTAGTCGCGTCAGTTGGCGCAATTGTCTTCTTGTTCCTTTTGGGAATGATCAAGGGTCGTCGCTAG
- the lipA gene encoding lipoyl synthase — protein MVTLIDRTQAARKARPRHPEKAHKPDSERLEKPHWIRVRAPVSKGYQETNSIVRENKLVTVCEEAGCPNIGECWDKKHATFMIMGEICTRACAFCNITTGVPTSLDFDEPRRVAEATRQMGLKHVVITSVDRDDLKDGGAKHFVEVIEAVRAESPETTIEILTPDFLRKPGAIETVARAKPDVFNHNLETVPSNYLKVRPGARYFHSIRLLQMVKEVEPTTFTKSGIMVGLGEERNEVLQVMDDLRAADVDFLTIGQYLQPTRKHHPIKRFVTPDEFKAFEKIAYAKGFLMVSSSPLTRSSHHAGDDFAKLKAARLQTHGF, from the coding sequence ATGGTCACACTGATCGACCGCACGCAGGCGGCCCGCAAGGCGCGGCCACGCCATCCGGAGAAGGCGCACAAGCCCGATAGCGAGCGACTGGAAAAGCCGCACTGGATTCGCGTGCGCGCACCGGTTTCAAAAGGCTACCAGGAAACGAACTCGATTGTTCGCGAGAACAAGCTCGTCACCGTTTGCGAAGAGGCCGGTTGCCCCAACATAGGCGAATGTTGGGATAAGAAGCACGCAACCTTCATGATCATGGGTGAGATCTGCACCCGGGCCTGTGCCTTCTGCAACATTACAACGGGCGTTCCGACTTCGCTTGATTTCGATGAGCCTCGGCGCGTTGCGGAAGCGACGCGGCAGATGGGCCTCAAACACGTCGTGATCACCTCAGTCGACCGAGATGATCTCAAGGACGGCGGGGCCAAGCACTTTGTCGAGGTTATCGAAGCGGTGCGTGCGGAATCGCCGGAAACCACCATCGAGATCCTAACGCCGGACTTCCTGCGCAAACCAGGTGCCATTGAGACCGTGGCTCGGGCGAAGCCGGATGTGTTCAACCACAACCTTGAAACTGTTCCCTCCAACTATCTGAAGGTCCGCCCTGGCGCCCGCTACTTCCATTCAATCCGTCTGCTGCAGATGGTCAAAGAGGTGGAACCGACCACCTTTACGAAATCGGGCATCATGGTTGGTCTCGGTGAGGAACGGAACGAAGTCTTGCAAGTGATGGACGATCTGCGTGCCGCAGACGTCGATTTCCTGACGATTGGTCAGTATTTGCAGCCCACCCGAAAGCATCATCCGATCAAGCGCTTTGTAACGCCCGATGAGTTCAAGGCTTTTGAAAAGATCGCCTACGCTAAGGGCTTTCTCATGGTGTCGTCGTCCCCTTTGACCCGCTCGTCGCACCATGCCGGTGATGATTTCGCGAAGCTCAAAGCAGCTCGTCTCCAGACCCACGGCTTCTAA
- a CDS encoding SRPBCC family protein, with amino-acid sequence MPHFKTRHKVAHSADDMFALVADVRKYPEFVPLCQALRVRGESDLSNGKRVIVADMTVAYRMFRETFTSRVELDPKARKILVTYLDGPFKKMENQWSFEEISPASSTVVFDIDYEFRSRTLGSLMGAMFDRAFRKFSTAFEERADALYGASTAA; translated from the coding sequence GTGCCGCATTTTAAAACCCGGCATAAAGTAGCGCACAGTGCAGACGATATGTTTGCGCTTGTCGCTGATGTTCGCAAGTATCCCGAGTTTGTGCCGTTGTGCCAGGCGCTTCGCGTTCGTGGTGAAAGCGACCTGTCTAACGGAAAGCGGGTCATCGTCGCCGACATGACCGTGGCTTATCGGATGTTCCGAGAGACCTTTACCTCGCGTGTCGAACTAGACCCCAAAGCCCGCAAGATCCTTGTCACCTATCTTGATGGGCCCTTCAAGAAAATGGAAAATCAGTGGTCGTTTGAGGAGATTAGCCCGGCCTCAAGCACGGTCGTTTTCGATATCGACTACGAGTTCCGCTCACGGACCCTTGGTTCGCTTATGGGTGCGATGTTTGACCGTGCGTTCCGGAAGTTCTCGACAGCTTTCGAGGAGAGGGCGGACGCATTATACGGCGCATCAACCGCCGCCTGA
- a CDS encoding CinA family protein codes for MTPELLERAEALLNLAQANDRMIATAESCTGGLIAATLTEIAGSSAVVDRGFVTYSNEAKQDMLGVPITLIASHGAVSEPVARAMADGALARSEADLAISVTGVAGPSGGSPDKPVGTVHFGLARRGGLTLHDHKVFDDARAHVRTLTVAHALTMLVNALKSEVSGGG; via the coding sequence ATGACCCCTGAGTTGCTCGAGCGGGCAGAGGCACTTCTCAATCTGGCCCAGGCTAACGATCGGATGATCGCGACCGCGGAAAGCTGCACCGGCGGCCTGATCGCCGCAACACTGACCGAGATCGCCGGGTCTTCAGCGGTCGTTGACCGCGGTTTCGTCACCTATTCCAATGAAGCCAAACAGGACATGCTTGGAGTGCCGATAACCCTTATCGCCAGCCACGGCGCGGTCTCAGAACCAGTTGCGCGCGCCATGGCCGATGGCGCACTAGCCCGCTCTGAGGCGGACTTGGCAATCTCTGTTACGGGCGTTGCAGGACCTTCGGGTGGTTCACCCGACAAGCCGGTGGGGACCGTCCATTTCGGCTTGGCGCGCCGCGGCGGCCTGACGCTGCATGATCACAAGGTTTTTGATGACGCCCGCGCGCATGTGCGTACGCTGACAGTTGCGCATGCGCTTACTATGCTTGTGAATGCGCTGAAGAGTGAGGTATCAGGCGGCGGTTGA
- the ispF gene encoding 2-C-methyl-D-erythritol 2,4-cyclodiphosphate synthase, protein MNGPKTEEADVVRPVCALVVAGGSGLRARTSDRDTAKQFEDLAGLPVFAHALRTLAAHPRVECLICVLPADQINNSEVRDAAHRAAGASVNLIFTVGGASRRASVAAGLVCVSGSYRTVLIHDAARPFLTAPLIDTVLAGLSRAEGAVPALPVSDTLKRSNDGLIVSGPDRSDLLTVQTPQAFRTDAISGAHRKLEAALEQGTVAEAAFTDDASVLEWAGGACVAVAGDPDNIKITNPADWARVTRAIAYQQEGLDMAPSIGHANAHIQRETRVGVGYDTHRLVPGDGVWLCGHFIAHTHKLDGHSDADVGLHALTDALLGAIGAGDIGTHFPPSDPQWKGAASHQFLTHAGKLVGERGGRIVNLDVVIIAEEPKVGPHRPAMLTAVSQALGIEQSRVSIKATTNERMGFVGRSEGIAAFATASVELPNDP, encoded by the coding sequence ATGAATGGACCAAAGACCGAAGAAGCTGACGTCGTTCGGCCAGTTTGTGCCCTGGTTGTGGCGGGCGGTTCCGGGCTGAGGGCGCGCACGTCGGATCGCGATACAGCAAAGCAGTTCGAGGATCTTGCCGGGCTACCAGTTTTCGCCCACGCACTACGGACACTTGCTGCGCACCCACGGGTGGAGTGTTTGATTTGCGTTCTGCCCGCAGACCAGATCAACAATAGTGAGGTGCGCGATGCCGCCCATCGCGCGGCCGGTGCTTCGGTCAACCTCATATTCACCGTCGGGGGCGCATCGCGCCGGGCGAGTGTGGCAGCGGGTTTGGTCTGCGTGAGCGGGTCTTACCGGACCGTTCTGATCCATGACGCTGCGCGCCCCTTCTTGACCGCACCATTGATCGATACGGTGCTCGCCGGCCTTTCGCGGGCTGAAGGCGCGGTCCCTGCCCTGCCTGTTTCAGACACGCTGAAGCGTTCCAACGATGGCCTGATTGTTAGCGGCCCGGATCGTTCCGACCTTCTCACTGTCCAAACGCCACAAGCTTTTCGGACGGACGCCATAAGCGGAGCTCACCGGAAGCTTGAAGCGGCTTTGGAGCAGGGTACTGTGGCCGAAGCTGCCTTTACGGATGATGCCAGCGTTCTGGAATGGGCTGGCGGGGCTTGCGTCGCCGTCGCCGGTGATCCTGACAATATCAAGATCACCAATCCCGCAGACTGGGCGCGGGTTACACGGGCCATCGCCTACCAACAGGAAGGATTGGACATGGCACCGAGTATCGGTCATGCCAACGCGCACATTCAAAGGGAAACCCGGGTCGGCGTCGGCTATGACACACACCGGCTGGTGCCTGGCGACGGGGTTTGGCTCTGCGGGCATTTTATCGCGCACACGCACAAGCTTGACGGCCATTCGGACGCTGATGTCGGGCTGCATGCTCTCACCGATGCTCTCCTGGGTGCCATCGGCGCCGGGGATATCGGCACGCATTTCCCGCCCTCGGATCCTCAGTGGAAAGGTGCGGCCTCGCATCAGTTTCTGACGCATGCCGGCAAACTGGTCGGCGAACGCGGCGGTCGTATCGTCAACCTTGACGTTGTGATTATCGCTGAGGAACCCAAAGTCGGGCCACATCGCCCGGCGATGCTGACAGCGGTTTCCCAGGCGCTGGGGATCGAGCAGTCTCGGGTCAGTATCAAAGCGACGACCAATGAGCGGATGGGCTTTGTCGGACGGTCAGAAGGGATCGCTGCATTTGCAACAGCTTCGGTGGAGTTGCCCAATGACCCCTGA
- the dusB gene encoding tRNA dihydrouridine synthase DusB, translating into MNNFSRAHGFGATPNSFAFPDSLRTPLPIARAEARNRVVLAPMSGVSDLPFRQLAYRYGAGLVVSEMVASQELVVDNPDSRLRMDVSGLPTSVVQLAGRQAQWMAEAAKIAEGAGASIIDINMGCPAKKVTSGYSGSALMRDLDHALTLIDATVGAVDVPVTLKMRLGWDDTTLNAPELARRAEDAGIQMLTVHGRTRCQFYKGRANWDAIARVKERVSIPVIANGDLISLHDLAAMGSASGADGFMTGRGAYGRPWLPGYLAAPDPTEFLQRLPEPADLILEHHASMVAHYGTYKDRPLGLRNARKHLGWYLETTELAHAPTEVDRATLMRSDDCNAVTAAIKTVWADSRWRIPQGRETAAPAHDLVAEAA; encoded by the coding sequence ATGAACAATTTTTCCCGGGCGCATGGCTTCGGGGCCACGCCCAATTCCTTCGCGTTCCCAGACAGCTTGCGCACGCCTCTGCCCATTGCGCGGGCTGAGGCGCGCAATCGGGTTGTCCTTGCGCCCATGTCGGGCGTGAGTGACCTTCCGTTCCGCCAGCTGGCTTACCGCTACGGTGCCGGACTTGTCGTTTCTGAGATGGTCGCAAGTCAGGAGTTGGTTGTCGACAATCCAGATAGCCGCTTGCGGATGGACGTAAGCGGATTACCGACCAGCGTTGTGCAGCTTGCCGGAAGACAGGCCCAATGGATGGCGGAGGCGGCCAAAATTGCAGAAGGGGCCGGAGCTTCGATCATTGATATCAATATGGGTTGCCCTGCCAAAAAAGTGACCAGCGGTTACTCGGGATCAGCACTCATGCGGGACCTTGATCACGCTTTGACCTTGATCGATGCGACGGTTGGGGCTGTCGACGTTCCTGTCACTCTGAAAATGCGGCTCGGTTGGGATGATACCACCCTGAATGCGCCCGAGCTGGCCCGCCGCGCCGAAGACGCGGGCATCCAGATGCTGACGGTCCATGGCAGGACCCGCTGCCAGTTTTACAAAGGGCGGGCGAATTGGGATGCGATTGCGAGGGTCAAGGAACGGGTGAGTATCCCGGTGATCGCGAATGGCGATCTGATTTCCTTGCATGACCTTGCTGCGATGGGTTCTGCGAGTGGAGCGGACGGTTTCATGACCGGGCGAGGGGCCTATGGTCGGCCTTGGCTGCCCGGCTACCTAGCAGCCCCGGATCCAACCGAATTCCTTCAGCGGCTGCCCGAGCCCGCGGACCTAATCCTTGAGCACCATGCAAGCATGGTCGCGCATTATGGAACGTATAAGGACCGACCGCTTGGGCTCCGCAACGCCCGCAAGCATCTCGGCTGGTATTTGGAGACGACCGAGCTTGCGCACGCGCCAACCGAGGTTGACCGGGCCACACTGATGCGCAGCGACGATTGCAACGCAGTCACAGCGGCTATCAAGACTGTTTGGGCTGACTCGCGCTGGCGCATCCCACAGGGTCGGGAGACCGCTGCGCCAGCGCACGATCTGGTTGCGGAGGCCGCCTGA